From the Lathyrus oleraceus cultivar Zhongwan6 chromosome 3, CAAS_Psat_ZW6_1.0, whole genome shotgun sequence genome, the window taatagtaacatactttttttaattttaaaaaattgatcAAATCATTACCTTATTTTCTTATAAAAGTAATAGTATAGCCTCTTTTTAAACAATAAAGACTAACAGCATAATTTATACTTATTTAATATTTCTTAAACTCTCTTGCAAATAGGACTTTCTTATCAAACTTTCACCAATGATAAACATAAACAATACATAActtttttatatataatttataaaaTTTTTCACCAGTGATAACATAAAAAAATACATAATcttttaatataatttttaaaatttacAATATTGAATATTTCTACAAAAAAATCTATAATGTAAAGAAAAAATCCACATATAAATAATAACCAAACTTTTATCTTTATTGAGAAAACGTAACTAAAATAGGTGCTTAAAAAAGTGGGAAGAAAAAGTGGTTAAATGAGTGAGCGGTATAAAGAGCGGAAGCATATTCTTCAAGAAACCTTCTTATTTAAAAACAGCGCTCATTCCTTCGGTCTCTTCACGCAGCCCTCACTCACTCATCCAAGTCCaaccttcttcttcttcttcttcctctttctctcGTCGCGTTTCCGCCAACTAGGGTTCCGGTTCCGAACCTCACCGTCATCGTCATCGTCAtcgacaacaacaacaacaagcaaAAATGCATTCCAGTCACTTGCTTATCGAAGAACCGATTCGGATGATCTCAATACTCGAGCCATCCAAATACGTAACTCTCTTAATCTCCTTTCTCCTttttttctctttatttatttatcGTTATTGAATTGTATTTTGCATTTTCAGAGCTTTTTTCCTGCAATGACGAAGATTGTTGGTACCCTGGGACCTAAATCTCGTTCCGTCGATGTTATTTCTTCTTGCCTCAAAGCTGGAATGTCTGGTATTAATTATTTCCGTTGATGTTATTTCCATTAGTGTAACTTTAAAAGTAGTTATGGTTAATGTCAAATATTTTGAATGTTACAATGATTATGATTCATCAATAGTTTAAATTTTAAGCTAGTACTGTATACACTTAGACACCAGTAATGatttgaaaaaataataaattaaacCTAATCATAAGTGTCGTTGTCCTTTTCCGACAATGACACATGACACATACACACATTTTTTCAGAGGCTAACATTTAATAGGCTGTTATATGATGAGGTTTTGTAATGTTTGTTGTAGTGGCTCGATTTGATTTCTCTTGGGGTGATGCTGAATATCACCAGGAGACTTTGGAAAATTTGAAGACTTCTATCAAATCTACTAAGAAGCTCTGTGCTGTGAGTGGTTAATAAAAGTTTTAAACTAAACACGTTGTTATTTTGCtgttttttgtttgttttgtggatGTGTTTATTGTTGTTTTCACGTTTGTTGACTGTTTTGTTGCTTTGTTTATTGCCTTTGCTAGGTTATGTTGGACACAGTGGGTGCTGAAATGCAGGTTGTTAACAAAAAGGAGACGGCAATTTCGCTCCAGGCTGATAATCAGGTTGTTCTAACTCCTGATCAGGGACAAGAAGCTTCTTCAGAGATACTGCCTATCAATTTTGATGGACTGGCCAAGGTTTGTTCAAGTTTTCAAACTTCTATGAATTTATCTGAATCATGTTATTCGTACCAACTACAAATGCGTATAGCTTAGGGCAAAATAGATTCATATTTTTTTGTTGCATTCAATGTTATTTTTAACTTTAATCTTATTCATATTGTTTACAGTCAGTCAAGGCGGGAGACACCATTTTCGTTGGTCAATACTTGTTCACAGGAAGTGAAACTACTTCTGTTTGGCTAGAGGTAAGATAAATGAAGCTGAAAGATAATTTTTTTTGCCAATTGGTCCCTTTCTATTATGTTATGTGTTCTTAAGTATTTTTTTAATCTGCATCAGCCATTTGTTGATTACTTTATATTGTGATTTGGTGTAATTGATGTTAAATTTTGCTAAATTGATCCTTGCAAGTCTATATTAGACACCTAGCCACCTAGACTGACATCAATTGAAATAGTTGAAATGAAGTCCTACATGCATGACAAGTTCTACTCGAAACTATGTAGGTAGCGGAAGTTACAGGGCTGAATGTTGTTTGTACTATAAAAAATTCAGCAACATTAGCTGGGGCATTGTTTACCTTGCATGCATCTCAAATTCATATTGATTTACCTACCCTCACTGAGAAAGACAAGGAGGTAATTTCTACTTTTCACTTTCTTCTTTTAGTGAGTTACCTACTCAGTCAAACATGCAGAGCTTGCCTGTGCCTGGATTATAGGTTTCTTTAAAGTTCTGAGATATTATATTTTTTCCATTGCAGGTTATAAGCACCTGGGGAGTAAAAAACAAAATTGATTTTCTATCATTGTCATATACTAGGCATGCTGAAGATGTTCGCCAGGTTATTTGTGTTCCACATCTTTTTGTTGTATCATCTGAAGTTTACAGCCGGTCATTTGATTTTTATTCTATTTCTGTTTCCGGCTTTCTACTAACAGACCTTATGTGTTTAAAATGCAGGCACGTGAATTCCTTTCTACATTAGGTGATCTCAGCCAAACTCAAATTTTTGCAAAGATTGAAAATGTTGAGGTGACCAGCATTTCTTCATAGTTTACTTGGACAATCTTAAATTTTCTATAAATTACATCCTTGCCAGCTATGCTGATTTAAATGCATTTATAAATCTGATTTATTTTAGGGATTGACCCATTTTGATGAGATTCTACAAGAAGCAGATGGTATTATCCTTTCCCGTGGGAATTTGGGCATTGATCTTCCACCAGAGAAGGTTAGATTATTTGTTTGTAATCAGTTTCTATGTGTAATTTCTAGTTCTTTTACTTATCCTGCGTTGATGGTGGTTTTAGGCATGTGGACAATGTACTTAATACTTCATCTATTGTTAAAATTTGTTCATTAAATAAATTGAAGTACATGCTTCAACCCAAAATTTTCTTGCCTAGATCATCTGCCATATCTTTTTAAGGTTGGGGTTCTAGGACAGACAATTTTTCATCAAATAGATGGATAATATATCCTTAGTACTTGAGGATCTTTTATATGATATTTGGGTATCTGATGTATAATTTCCTTAGCACCCAGACCCAGTTTCTAATAACTTGAATAAGGTTATTTTGGAAACAACTGAATTTTTTCAAGATCGTTTCTGATGTCTGTTGAACTGTATAATTTTATATATCATAGTCGGGTATCTGATGTATAATTTCCTTAGCAAGTGCGGAGCGCCCTGTTTCTAATAACTTGAATAAGGTTCTTTTGGAAACAACTGAATTTACTAAATTTTCAAGATCGTTTCAAATGCTTGTTTGAACTGTATAATTTCATATATGATATAGATATAGTGACACTTGTGAAAATCATTAGTCTTCACTTTTTCTATCATTAATTAATGGATCAATAGTCATCTGTCAAGTGGGGGTTTGATGTTAAACCCAAAACCTAGAACAATGAAAGTTAATAAGCCTTTATGGAGTGGTGCTGCATGCTTTTTGGAATGGGACAGGATGTTTATGTGTTTGATCTGAATTTGCTTACTAAACTGTTATCTATTTTTAATATCTCAAACAACCATATCATTATAAGTTAATATTTGTCTTTATTTGGAAAATACGTAATAGCTCTAAGATTGGCTGTTGCAGAGATGTTAATCAACTTCCATTTGCTTTTGTAGGTATTTTACTTCCAAAAGTCCGCCCTTTACAAGTGTAATATGGCTGGGAAGCCTGCTGTGCTCACACGTGTTGTGGATAGCATGACCGACAACTTGAGACCAACTCGTGCGGAAGCCACAGATGTTGCCAATGCTGTTTTAGATGGTGAGTCACTAGTCATATGGTACCACTAGTTAGGTTGGTAACTTTATCTGCATCCTGTGCCTGTACTCGTATCCGGTACCGGCACCGGCACCATACTCATATATACTATCCATGCAACGTAGCCTGTACATGATTATCAAAGACATGATATATTGCCGTGCTTTTGATATTTttttcatgttaaatttcattTCCTGGTTACCTTTGGGTATTAAAGACTAATAACAACTATGAAGCACAGACACCCCGAATATGACACCGACACCGACACGACAACACcggtaataatttgaaaaatgaataaattaaagGTAATAACAAGTATCGGTGTAGGTGTCGGTGCTGCATAGATAACAAATATTTATTCTTTTCTTCCCTTGGTTTTGGCCCTTCTCAATGATGTTTTCTTCTAATATTGCTTGTTATATGTGGTTGTAAGAAATGGTTGATTGATATTTAATTTATTGAACTGTTGTTAATATACAGGTAGTGATGCAATTCTTTTGGGTGCTGAGACTTTACGTGGGTTATACCCTGTTGAGACTATTTCTACAGTTGGCAAGATTTGTGCAGAAGTAAGTGCAGTTCAAAGCTCCTTTAATTTTGTTTGGTACTTAGATTTTTTCTGTTATTTAGATTTTAGGGAATATTGCTGATAAAatctttttgtgaattttgagCTTTTGGCCTTAGTAATTTGAGTTGGCATAATATTCTTTTCTAGTTCATAACTTCAGTCTCGTAGACATTTCAAACTTTGCAATTGTTTGACTGGAGAAATTCCCGAGTTAATGTGCTCTATGACTCCGCCTATTTTTTTTGTCAAGACTGATGTACTCAACTTCTGTAGTTTCATATATCATTGGTATTCCCGTGCATCTCATATTTGTTTTACAATCTAAGTATACAGTAGAGGTTGCTTAGTGAGCACATTGGTTGCTTATTGTATTAGACTCTGTTTATTTCTGGTTTCACTGAATTATATGTTGCATCGACATATGTGTAAAATCTTCTAAAATGCAGGAAACTGAATTGTACTCAATTCTTTTTTTTATATTTGAATATTAATTTATTCATATCATTTATGCTTCTTCCTATGTTATGGTGGTTTAAAAGGATACTTTTGCATAATAACATGGCATTAGTGGTATGGGTCCTGTGATTCATTTGAGTGACCCTGTTTGAAATTTCACCAATACTGCGGCTGATATCTCTTCCTTTTGTTTCAGGCTGAGAAAGTTTTCAATCAAGACCTTTATTTTAAAAGGACAGTGAAACATGTTGGTGAACCCATGACCCATTTGGAATCCATAGCATCCTCAGCGGTATTTACAGTTTAACCTTGTCCTTATTTTTTTAATGGTGATTCCTAGTGCATGAGGTGGTGAGGCAAAAGTGGCAAGGTTGTGATCTAGTAATGTGGTGGTCACATGTTATAGGTTCAATATCAGCATCTAAGCCTTTGATAACTCCTCATACTGCGGAGAAACATTTTACTTTGCCAGGCATGCCTGTCTATTTAAAAAAGAGTAATTTTTGGTTATTCTTTTTTATGAAAACTTGGTATCTGGCCTTTAGACCGATTAGTAATTTTTGTTGGTCTAAAGTAATTTTTGTCTATTGTTTTTTGCTTTAGTTGGTGGTTGTTTTAAGTTCATCTATAAAGGAATCTTCTAAAATGCAAGTCCTATTTGTTATTTAGGTACGTGCAGCTATTAAGGTGAAGGCTTCTGTTATCATTTGCTTCACTTCATCTGGAAGGGCTGCAAGGTAAATTCTTTGAATAATTGGATATGAATTATTAAAATCAAGGAGAATTGAACTAGATATTTTCTTTCAAATTGGATCAAGTAATGGAAAATGAGTGCTATGGATAAGTTAATATTCATATTAATTTGTATTCGTTG encodes:
- the LOC127125708 gene encoding pyruvate kinase 1, cytosolic isoform X2 is translated as MHSSHLLIEEPIRMISILEPSKYSFFPAMTKIVGTLGPKSRSVDVISSCLKAGMSVARFDFSWGDAEYHQETLENLKTSIKSTKKLCAVMLDTVGAEMQVVNKKETAISLQADNQVVLTPDQGQEASSEILPINFDGLAKSVKAGDTIFVGQYLFTGSETTSVWLEVAEVTGLNVVCTIKNSATLAGALFTLHASQIHIDLPTLTEKDKEVISTWGVKNKIDFLSLSYTRHAEDVRQAREFLSTLGDLSQTQIFAKIENVEGLTHFDEILQEADGIILSRGNLGIDLPPEKVFYFQKSALYKCNMAGKPAVLTRVVDSMTDNLRPTRAEATDVANAVLDGSDAILLGAETLRGLYPVETISTVGKICAEAEKVFNQDLYFKRTVKHVGEPMTHLESIASSAVRAAIKVKASVIICFTSSGRAARLIAKYRPTMPVLSVVIPRLKTNQLKWSFSGAFEARQSLIVRGLFPMLADPRHPAESTSASNESILKVALDHGKTSGVIKPHDRVVICQKVGDASLVKIIELED
- the LOC127125708 gene encoding pyruvate kinase 1, cytosolic isoform X1, with amino-acid sequence MHSSHLLIEEPIRMISILEPSKYSFFPAMTKIVGTLGPKSRSVDVISSCLKAGMSVARFDFSWGDAEYHQETLENLKTSIKSTKKLCAVMLDTVGAEMQVVNKKETAISLQADNQVVLTPDQGQEASSEILPINFDGLAKSVKAGDTIFVGQYLFTGSETTSVWLEVAEVTGLNVVCTIKNSATLAGALFTLHASQIHIDLPTLTEKDKEVISTWGVKNKIDFLSLSYTRHAEDVRQAREFLSTLGDLSQTQIFAKIENVEGLTHFDEILQEADGIILSRGNLGIDLPPEKVFYFQKSALYKCNMAGKPAVLTRVVDSMTDNLRPTRAEATDVANAVLDGSDAILLGAETLRGLYPVETISTVGKICAEAEKVFNQDLYFKRTVKHVGEPMTHLESIASSAVRAAIKVKASVIICFTSSGRAARLIAKYRPTMPVLSVVIPRLKTNQLKWSFSGAFEDQLPIHLWESLFTSNARQSLIVRGLFPMLADPRHPAESTSASNESILKVALDHGKTSGVIKPHDRVVICQKVGDASLVKIIELED